A portion of the Microbulbifer agarilyticus genome contains these proteins:
- the pdxA gene encoding 4-hydroxythreonine-4-phosphate dehydrogenase PdxA: MVPRIAFTPGEPAGIGPELAIKIASSDRPATAARAQIIAIADPDLLQQEAARQGKPLQLIPFDSNREAEPTPPGSLHIVPATLAESALPGQLNPANGAYVLETLHIAAEGCMQRTFDALVTGPVHKGVINEAGVSFSGHTEYFAEKAGVEKVVMMLAADDLRVALATTHLPLKDVSAAVTGQSLQQVLTILHRSLRDQFRIEQPRIGVCGLNPHAGEGGHLGREEIDVIEPALNTLRSLGINLIGPLPADTLFTPPQLARCDAVLAMYHDQGLPVLKFKGFGRAINITLGLPFIRTSVDHGTALNIAGQGIADTGSLIAALNQAIELAQLRQAF, from the coding sequence ATGGTCCCTCGCATTGCCTTTACCCCCGGTGAACCGGCCGGGATAGGCCCGGAGCTGGCAATAAAAATTGCCAGCTCTGATCGCCCCGCCACCGCTGCTCGGGCGCAAATCATCGCCATCGCCGATCCGGACCTACTACAGCAGGAAGCCGCCCGCCAGGGCAAGCCTTTGCAATTGATTCCCTTCGACAGTAATCGAGAGGCGGAACCTACACCTCCAGGCAGCCTGCATATCGTGCCGGCAACACTCGCGGAATCCGCTCTACCCGGACAGCTGAACCCCGCCAACGGTGCCTACGTACTGGAAACCCTGCACATTGCCGCCGAGGGCTGCATGCAGCGCACTTTCGATGCGTTGGTAACCGGTCCAGTACACAAGGGCGTAATCAATGAGGCCGGCGTTTCCTTCAGCGGGCACACCGAATACTTCGCAGAAAAAGCCGGCGTGGAAAAGGTTGTGATGATGCTCGCTGCCGACGACCTCCGCGTAGCCCTTGCGACAACGCACCTGCCACTAAAAGACGTTAGCGCCGCGGTTACCGGGCAATCCCTGCAGCAGGTACTCACGATCCTGCATCGGAGCCTGCGCGATCAGTTCCGCATTGAACAGCCGCGCATTGGCGTATGTGGCCTCAACCCCCATGCCGGCGAAGGCGGGCACCTGGGCCGGGAAGAAATCGATGTCATTGAGCCCGCACTGAATACCCTGCGCTCACTCGGTATCAACCTGATCGGGCCGCTACCCGCCGACACCCTGTTTACCCCACCACAACTGGCGCGCTGTGACGCGGTACTCGCCATGTACCACGATCAGGGCCTGCCGGTGTTAAAATTCAAGGGATTCGGGCGCGCAATCAATATCACCCTTGGGCTTCCGTTTATCCGCACCTCGGTGGATCACGGTACCGCCCTCAATATCGCCGGGCAGGGTATCGCTGACACAGGCAGCCTGATTGCAGCACTGAACCAAGCCATCGAACTGGCCCAGCTGCGTCAGGCTTTTTAG
- a CDS encoding peptidylprolyl isomerase: protein MTIMQMFTSLRRGLLTLAAASAIALPAWAQVQQLDRVVAVVDDDVVMASELQQRINTITQQIAAQNVQAPPIDVLRRQVLEQLIVERLQLQMGARAGVTISEEELDQAIARVQQNMNLSPAQFQQKLEADGISNNAFRQQIRQELIIRRVEQGSVSRRIQITDQDINNFLRSKEGEFWKSPQYELGHILIAVSSSAPAEEVTAAREKADAVYDKATGGEDFRALAISNSSGQNALQGGDLGWRKPVELPTLFADALDGVKVGETTKPFRSDAGFHMLKIHQQRGATEQVVEQTKVRHILVKTSAIRDDDAAYNLLTDLRTKIEAGELKFADAAKDNSEDIGTMLQGGDLGWSTPGQFVPEFTQAMNNTPVGEISMPFRSQFGWHILRVDERRQQDMTDQYIRNQAANLLRNRRYEEELQNWRQEIRDQAYVEIKLPDSESGDSEQSAESANDSQ from the coding sequence ATGACAATAATGCAGATGTTCACCTCTCTTCGCCGCGGCCTGCTGACCCTAGCCGCCGCCAGCGCCATTGCGCTCCCCGCCTGGGCCCAAGTACAGCAACTGGACCGTGTAGTAGCCGTAGTGGACGACGACGTGGTAATGGCCAGTGAACTGCAGCAGCGCATCAACACCATCACTCAGCAGATCGCCGCACAGAATGTACAGGCGCCGCCGATCGACGTGCTGCGCCGCCAGGTCCTGGAGCAACTTATCGTTGAGCGCCTGCAGCTACAGATGGGCGCCCGAGCTGGTGTCACTATCTCTGAGGAAGAGCTCGATCAGGCGATCGCGCGCGTACAGCAGAACATGAACCTGTCTCCGGCCCAGTTTCAGCAGAAGCTTGAAGCGGACGGCATCTCCAACAATGCCTTCCGTCAGCAAATCCGTCAGGAGCTAATCATTCGCCGGGTGGAACAAGGCAGCGTGAGCCGCCGCATCCAGATCACCGATCAGGACATCAATAATTTCCTGCGCTCCAAAGAAGGGGAGTTCTGGAAGTCTCCCCAATATGAACTTGGCCATATCCTGATCGCGGTAAGCTCCAGTGCCCCTGCCGAAGAAGTCACAGCGGCGCGTGAAAAAGCCGATGCGGTGTATGACAAGGCCACCGGCGGTGAGGATTTCCGCGCCCTGGCCATTTCCAACTCCTCCGGCCAGAACGCGCTGCAGGGCGGTGATCTGGGCTGGCGCAAACCCGTTGAGCTGCCAACCCTGTTTGCGGATGCTCTGGACGGTGTGAAGGTAGGGGAAACCACCAAACCCTTCCGCAGCGATGCCGGTTTCCACATGCTGAAAATCCATCAGCAGCGTGGCGCCACTGAGCAGGTGGTGGAGCAGACCAAAGTGCGCCATATCCTGGTAAAAACCTCGGCCATCCGCGATGACGACGCGGCCTATAACCTGCTCACCGATTTGCGCACCAAGATCGAAGCCGGTGAACTGAAGTTCGCAGATGCAGCCAAGGACAACTCCGAAGACATCGGCACCATGCTGCAGGGCGGCGATCTGGGCTGGTCCACACCTGGCCAGTTCGTCCCAGAGTTCACCCAAGCCATGAACAACACGCCGGTGGGCGAGATCAGCATGCCCTTCCGCAGCCAGTTCGGCTGGCACATCCTGCGCGTGGATGAGCGCCGCCAGCAGGACATGACAGATCAGTACATCCGCAACCAGGCCGCCAACCTGCTGCGTAACCGACGTTACGAAGAAGAACTGCAAAACTGGCGCCAGGAAATTCGCGACCAGGCTTATGTGGAAATCAAGCTGCCGGACTCTGAATCCGGTGACTCAGAGCAAAGCGCAGAAAGCGCCAACGATTCCCAGTAA
- a CDS encoding LPS-assembly protein LptD, translating to MLEASRWRSLALAIGQLSRPRPLAFGLLAAHALWPLAAAAESDAASAQLKENPYLYLDWFPKGQLEPYLRNQISPICGGMFIEPARDYPNAEELPEDAPLRATADSSDWLEDGTAQLRGNVHITQGYRQLFADQVNVNRAESTAYLSGAIEMREPGMLVRGKAAEVHTDSKAASIEDATYVVHEESVHGSAQFASREASGELILTQGNYTRCEPDDVFWRMTGGEITIDNVERQGTARNVRLEIADIPVFYFPYMRFPVGDERMSGFLFPSISNSDDNGWDIAVPYYWNIAPQMDATIAPRYIQHRGTGLELEARHLSEWFSTEARLAGLPDDKGGDDEDARRLINEGFPEDLVLPAKGEDRWYVNLDQVGGNGGPWRTRIDFSKVSDPDYFRDLDTAELKAPANVSSRALTNLNQTAEASLTLEHWNASVRVQEYQQLSKDRFDTYSQLPRINVNGNYKWNDWYLMLDHEITSFDHQDTQTIQFIADVNDPDSVTTSTRNFVNARRSRVDYSYGWDKQWLWGFFNPQVTGIYLGYELSDTFLENPDMDTPEAAAAQLSIDSGLFFERDGNLFSREYVQTLEPRLFLLASSNADQSDFLNVSTSPVDGGNDLLYDTSLFTFSYDQLFRDSRFNGNDRIDDADRAALGLTTRFIDPRSGRDLFAASVGQIFYSNDSRIELAEFIEDVPRSEFAARLESRPTGDLRISSELIYHDSDNTINRGNVSLRYLDDDFRLFNVSYRYLRKEERFDSTDTFLVQGPVRQADISTAWPINDRLSVLARANYDFTFDRELEYLAGLEYDTCCYRTRVLWRRELDNDLADVVPPEELKFDEGVYIELQLKGLAGLGGSVSRILSQGIANFEQREVLKQ from the coding sequence ATGCTGGAAGCTTCCCGCTGGCGCAGCCTTGCGCTGGCCATTGGACAATTATCACGCCCCCGCCCCCTCGCTTTCGGCCTGCTCGCTGCCCACGCCCTGTGGCCGCTCGCTGCTGCCGCGGAGAGCGACGCGGCTTCCGCCCAGCTCAAAGAAAACCCGTACCTCTATCTGGACTGGTTTCCCAAGGGCCAACTGGAACCCTACCTGCGCAACCAGATCTCGCCAATCTGCGGCGGCATGTTTATCGAGCCCGCACGCGACTACCCTAATGCCGAAGAGCTGCCAGAAGACGCGCCGCTGCGCGCCACTGCCGACAGCTCCGACTGGTTGGAAGACGGCACGGCACAACTGCGCGGCAATGTCCACATCACCCAGGGATACCGCCAGCTGTTTGCCGATCAGGTAAACGTCAACCGCGCGGAGAGCACCGCTTACCTGAGTGGCGCCATCGAGATGCGCGAACCCGGTATGCTGGTACGCGGCAAGGCCGCCGAGGTGCACACGGACAGTAAAGCCGCGTCTATTGAAGACGCTACCTATGTGGTCCACGAAGAATCGGTACACGGTTCCGCGCAATTCGCCTCCCGCGAGGCAAGCGGGGAGCTGATTCTGACGCAAGGCAACTATACGCGCTGTGAACCGGACGACGTTTTTTGGCGCATGACTGGTGGTGAAATCACCATCGACAATGTTGAGCGCCAAGGCACCGCGCGTAACGTGCGTCTGGAAATCGCCGACATCCCCGTATTCTATTTTCCCTACATGCGCTTCCCGGTAGGAGATGAGCGCATGTCTGGCTTCCTGTTCCCCAGTATCAGCAATAGCGATGACAACGGCTGGGACATCGCGGTGCCCTACTACTGGAACATCGCTCCGCAAATGGATGCCACCATTGCCCCGCGCTATATCCAGCACCGCGGCACTGGCCTTGAACTGGAAGCCCGCCATCTCAGCGAATGGTTCAGCACCGAGGCGCGTCTCGCCGGCCTACCTGACGACAAGGGCGGCGACGATGAAGACGCGCGACGCCTGATTAATGAAGGCTTCCCCGAAGACCTGGTATTACCCGCCAAAGGCGAAGACCGCTGGTATGTGAATTTAGACCAGGTCGGCGGCAACGGGGGACCGTGGCGCACCCGCATCGATTTTTCCAAGGTCAGTGACCCAGACTATTTCCGTGACCTCGACACCGCCGAGCTCAAAGCACCGGCCAATGTGAGTTCGCGAGCACTGACTAACCTGAACCAGACGGCGGAAGCCAGCCTGACCCTGGAGCACTGGAACGCCAGCGTACGCGTACAGGAATATCAGCAGCTGTCCAAGGATCGCTTCGATACCTACAGCCAGCTGCCACGCATCAATGTGAATGGTAACTACAAGTGGAACGACTGGTATTTGATGCTCGACCATGAGATCACCAGCTTTGACCATCAGGATACCCAGACCATCCAGTTCATTGCCGACGTCAATGATCCGGACAGTGTTACCACCAGCACCCGCAATTTCGTGAACGCGCGGCGTTCACGGGTGGACTACAGCTACGGCTGGGACAAGCAATGGCTGTGGGGTTTCTTCAACCCGCAGGTAACCGGCATCTATCTCGGCTACGAGTTGTCCGATACCTTCCTCGAAAATCCAGATATGGACACCCCCGAGGCTGCGGCGGCGCAACTTTCCATTGATAGCGGCCTGTTCTTCGAACGCGATGGCAACCTGTTTTCTCGGGAGTATGTGCAGACCCTGGAGCCGCGTCTGTTCCTGCTCGCGAGCTCTAATGCCGATCAGTCAGATTTCCTGAATGTCAGCACCAGCCCAGTAGACGGCGGCAACGATCTGCTGTACGACACCTCGTTGTTTACCTTCAGCTACGACCAGCTGTTCCGTGACAGCCGCTTTAACGGCAACGATCGTATCGACGATGCCGACCGCGCCGCTCTCGGCCTAACCACCCGGTTTATCGACCCACGCAGTGGCCGCGACCTGTTTGCCGCCAGCGTGGGGCAGATTTTCTACTCTAATGACAGCCGTATCGAGCTGGCTGAATTTATCGAGGATGTGCCGCGCTCCGAGTTCGCCGCACGCCTAGAGAGCCGTCCCACGGGCGACTTGCGCATCAGCAGTGAGCTGATCTACCACGACAGTGACAATACCATTAACCGCGGCAACGTCAGCCTGCGCTATCTGGATGACGATTTTCGCCTGTTTAACGTAAGCTACCGCTATCTGCGCAAGGAAGAGCGGTTCGACTCAACCGATACCTTCCTGGTGCAGGGACCGGTGCGCCAAGCGGATATATCCACGGCCTGGCCAATAAATGATCGGCTTTCGGTTCTGGCCCGCGCCAACTACGATTTCACCTTCGATAGGGAACTGGAGTACCTCGCGGGACTCGAATATGACACATGCTGCTACCGCACTCGTGTGCTGTGGCGCCGCGAATTGGACAATGACCTGGCCGACGTCGTACCGCCGGAAGAGCTGAAATTCGACGAAGGTGTCTATATTGAACTGCAGTTGAAGGGGCTGGCCGGCCTAGGCGGTTCCGTTTCCCGTATTTTGTCCCAGGGCATTGCCAACTTTGAACAACGAGAAGTACTGAAACAGTGA
- a CDS encoding aminoglycoside phosphotransferase family protein has product MNECVTQAPDERKEQLRQWAARALQSGHESLRVPPLEATLHLQALSGDAGFRRYFRTDTAPTLIAVDSPPSKTNVNRFVALADYLRRNGIHTPLVIAADVEHGYMLLEDLGDTQLLRDLNPDSVSGLYAEVMNELLCLQQIPRQEGLFPPYNRELLHMEMRLLPEWLIGKLLQRELSEEENQLIEHTFAHLLDSATSQPQVLVHRDYHSRNLMIRDGERPGVVDFQDAVWGPVTYDLASLLRDCYIRWPQEQVENWALAYATNAVDAGVIPEVAPETFLRWFDWIGLQRHFKVLGLFPRLYLRDGKHGYLPDLPLVIRYTFEVCDKYAELQPFARWFRAEIMPLIEQQDWYRDYRIAGERQPADTTVTP; this is encoded by the coding sequence ATGAACGAGTGTGTAACCCAGGCCCCAGATGAGCGCAAAGAACAGCTGCGCCAGTGGGCTGCCCGTGCCCTGCAGTCAGGCCATGAGTCTTTGCGGGTGCCGCCGCTGGAGGCGACTCTGCATTTGCAGGCGCTGTCTGGCGATGCCGGGTTCCGCCGTTACTTTCGCACCGATACTGCCCCCACCCTTATCGCAGTGGACTCTCCTCCGAGTAAGACCAACGTCAATCGATTTGTTGCGCTGGCGGACTACTTGCGCCGCAATGGCATCCATACCCCACTGGTGATCGCCGCCGATGTTGAGCACGGCTATATGCTGTTGGAAGACCTTGGCGACACCCAGTTACTGCGGGACCTGAATCCGGACAGCGTCTCCGGTCTGTACGCGGAAGTGATGAATGAGCTGCTATGCCTGCAGCAAATCCCGCGTCAGGAAGGGCTGTTCCCGCCCTACAACCGCGAGCTGCTGCACATGGAAATGCGCCTGCTACCCGAGTGGTTGATTGGCAAGTTGCTACAGCGGGAGCTGAGTGAAGAAGAAAATCAGCTTATAGAGCACACCTTTGCACACCTGCTCGACAGCGCCACTAGTCAGCCGCAGGTACTGGTGCATCGAGATTACCACAGCCGCAACCTGATGATTCGGGATGGCGAGCGACCGGGGGTGGTGGACTTTCAGGACGCGGTGTGGGGCCCGGTTACCTATGACCTTGCCTCCCTGCTGCGCGATTGTTATATCCGCTGGCCGCAGGAACAGGTGGAAAACTGGGCCCTGGCCTACGCCACCAACGCAGTAGATGCGGGCGTTATTCCCGAAGTGGCACCGGAAACTTTCTTGCGCTGGTTTGATTGGATCGGCCTGCAACGCCACTTCAAGGTACTTGGGCTATTTCCGCGGCTGTATTTGCGGGATGGCAAGCACGGTTACCTGCCAGATTTGCCGTTGGTCATTCGCTATACCTTTGAAGTGTGCGATAAATACGCAGAACTACAACCCTTCGCCCGCTGGTTCCGAGCTGAAATAATGCCGTTGATCGAGCAGCAGGACTGGTATCGCGATTACCGCATTGCCGGCGAGCGGCAGCCTGCAGACACCACCGTTACTCCGTGA
- the murU gene encoding N-acetylmuramate alpha-1-phosphate uridylyltransferase MurU produces the protein MTSQPPKAPTAMLLAAGFGKRMRPLTDFTPKPLIPVLGKPLIEYAIGRLAAAGVKNLVINLAHLGGQIREHLGSGERFGVQIQYSEESEPLETAGGICKALPLLGEEPFLVVNGDVWCDFDFAAWINNPLPENRPGRLLMVPNPPHNPEGDFGIDDGLLSGSTKPRYTFAGISYLRPQILTEYPNARECYGLGEVFAHNEDKMQAEVYTGDWCDVGTPERLNNLEERLRAG, from the coding sequence ATGACATCGCAACCGCCTAAAGCGCCCACCGCCATGCTACTTGCCGCCGGGTTCGGCAAGCGTATGCGTCCGCTTACCGATTTCACGCCCAAACCGTTGATCCCCGTGCTGGGCAAGCCGCTGATCGAATACGCCATCGGGCGCCTCGCTGCCGCAGGAGTCAAGAACCTTGTGATAAACCTCGCACATCTGGGCGGACAGATCCGTGAGCATCTGGGGAGCGGCGAGCGTTTTGGTGTGCAGATTCAGTACTCGGAAGAGAGTGAGCCACTGGAAACCGCTGGCGGTATCTGCAAGGCATTACCGCTGCTGGGCGAAGAGCCCTTCCTTGTAGTGAATGGCGATGTCTGGTGTGACTTTGATTTTGCGGCTTGGATAAACAACCCGCTGCCAGAAAACCGCCCCGGCCGCCTGCTGATGGTGCCCAACCCGCCGCATAACCCGGAGGGGGACTTCGGCATCGATGACGGCCTGCTCTCTGGTAGCACAAAGCCGCGCTACACCTTCGCCGGCATCAGCTACCTGCGCCCGCAAATCCTCACCGAATACCCCAATGCCCGCGAATGCTACGGCCTTGGTGAAGTCTTCGCGCATAACGAAGACAAGATGCAGGCGGAAGTCTACACGGGTGACTGGTGTGACGTGGGTACGCCCGAGCGCCTGAATAACCTTGAAGAAAGGTTAAGAGCGGGATAA
- the rpe gene encoding ribulose-phosphate 3-epimerase, which produces MPDYKIAPSILSANFARLGEEVDSVLAAGADWVHFDVMDNHYVPNLTIGPMVCKALRDHGVEAPIDVHLMVEPVDDMIRMFADAGATYITFHPEASKHVDRSLQLIKSLGCKAGLVFNPASSLDAAKYVMDKLDMILLMSVNPGFGGQKFIPATLDKLKEARKLIDDSGLDIRLEIDGGVTRDNIREIAQAGADSFVAGSAIFNQDDYAAVINAMRAELAQA; this is translated from the coding sequence ATGCCAGACTACAAAATTGCACCTTCCATCCTCTCCGCCAACTTCGCCCGCCTGGGTGAGGAAGTCGACAGCGTCCTCGCGGCTGGCGCCGACTGGGTGCACTTCGACGTAATGGATAACCACTACGTCCCCAACCTCACCATTGGCCCCATGGTGTGCAAAGCCCTGCGCGACCACGGTGTGGAAGCCCCCATCGACGTGCACCTGATGGTCGAGCCCGTCGACGACATGATTCGTATGTTCGCCGATGCCGGTGCCACCTACATCACCTTCCATCCGGAAGCGAGCAAACACGTCGATCGTTCCCTGCAGCTGATCAAATCCCTCGGCTGCAAGGCAGGCCTGGTATTCAACCCGGCCTCGAGCCTCGACGCTGCCAAATACGTGATGGACAAGCTCGACATGATCCTGCTGATGTCCGTAAACCCGGGCTTCGGCGGCCAGAAATTCATCCCCGCCACCCTCGACAAGCTCAAGGAAGCGCGCAAGCTGATCGATGACTCCGGCCTCGACATTCGCCTTGAGATCGATGGTGGCGTGACCCGCGACAACATCCGCGAAATCGCCCAGGCCGGCGCCGACAGCTTCGTGGCGGGCTCAGCGATCTTCAATCAGGATGACTACGCAGCGGTTATAAATGCCATGCGCGCCGAGCTGGCCCAGGCCTAA
- the trpE gene encoding anthranilate synthase component I: MTPSEYTQLASAGYNRIPLVRRVLADIETPLTTYMKLAARDGGRYSYLLESVQGGEKWGRYSIIGLPARTVLKVTGHELTVERDRKVIEQKQVDDPLAFVEEFRGRYKVPEIDGLPRFNGGLVGYFGYDVVRYIEPKLADSCPPDTLGNPDILLMVSDELVVFDNLAGAVLFIVHADPQQENAFESAQRRLDELVGQLSQPLDSVEPLGIDGEHTAEDTFVSHFGEDAFKQGVHKVKDYILAGDVMQVVPSQRLSAPFTVPPLNLYRALRSLNPSPYMYFLDLGDHQVVGSSPEILVHLEDGDMTVRPIAGTRRRGATEEQDLALEQDLLADPKEIAEHLMLIDLGRNDVGRVAQTGTVQVTEKMVVERYSHVMHIVSNVTGKIKPGLNAIDALRAAHPAGTLSGAPKIRAMEIIDELEPEKRGVYGGAVGYLAWNGNMDTAIAIRTAVIKDGKVFVQAGAGLVADSDPQSEWDETMNKARALFRAVAIATGE; this comes from the coding sequence ATGACCCCCAGCGAATATACCCAGCTTGCGTCTGCAGGATACAACCGCATACCGCTCGTACGCCGCGTGCTGGCCGATATCGAAACCCCGCTCACCACCTATATGAAACTCGCTGCCCGCGATGGCGGCCGCTACAGCTACTTGTTGGAGTCCGTACAGGGCGGGGAAAAGTGGGGCCGCTACTCCATTATCGGCCTGCCGGCGCGCACGGTACTGAAAGTGACCGGTCACGAGTTAACGGTCGAGCGTGATCGCAAAGTGATTGAGCAAAAGCAGGTTGATGACCCGCTGGCGTTCGTCGAAGAGTTCCGCGGCCGCTATAAAGTGCCGGAAATCGACGGGCTGCCGCGCTTCAATGGCGGCTTGGTGGGTTACTTCGGCTATGACGTTGTGCGCTATATCGAGCCGAAACTCGCCGACAGCTGCCCGCCGGACACCCTGGGCAACCCGGATATCCTGCTGATGGTGAGCGACGAACTGGTGGTGTTCGACAACCTGGCCGGTGCGGTGCTGTTTATCGTGCATGCCGACCCGCAACAGGAAAATGCTTTCGAGTCCGCCCAGCGTCGCCTGGATGAGCTGGTCGGCCAGCTGTCCCAGCCCCTCGACAGTGTCGAGCCGCTCGGGATTGACGGGGAGCACACCGCCGAAGACACCTTCGTCTCCCATTTCGGTGAAGATGCCTTCAAGCAGGGCGTACACAAGGTGAAAGACTACATCCTCGCCGGCGATGTCATGCAGGTAGTGCCGTCTCAGCGCCTGTCCGCGCCGTTTACCGTACCGCCGTTGAATCTTTACCGCGCCTTGCGCAGCCTGAACCCCTCCCCATATATGTATTTCCTCGACCTGGGTGATCACCAGGTGGTGGGCTCCAGCCCGGAAATCCTGGTGCATTTGGAGGATGGGGACATGACCGTGCGCCCGATTGCCGGTACCCGCCGCCGCGGTGCCACCGAAGAGCAAGATCTGGCGCTGGAACAGGATTTACTGGCGGACCCGAAAGAAATCGCCGAACACCTGATGCTGATCGACCTCGGCCGCAATGATGTCGGGCGGGTTGCGCAGACCGGCACCGTGCAGGTAACGGAAAAGATGGTGGTAGAGCGTTACTCCCACGTGATGCACATCGTGTCGAATGTGACCGGCAAGATTAAGCCGGGGCTCAATGCCATCGATGCCCTGCGTGCGGCGCACCCGGCGGGCACGCTTTCCGGTGCGCCCAAGATCCGAGCTATGGAAATTATTGACGAGCTGGAGCCAGAAAAACGCGGCGTTTATGGCGGTGCTGTGGGCTACCTGGCGTGGAACGGCAATATGGATACCGCCATCGCGATCCGCACCGCGGTGATCAAGGATGGAAAAGTATTTGTACAGGCTGGCGCCGGTCTGGTGGCGGACTCCGATCCGCAGTCTGAGTGGGATGAGACCATGAACAAGGCGCGAGCACTATTCCGCGCCGTGGCCATCGCTACCGGTGAATAA
- a CDS encoding ion transporter, whose protein sequence is MSEISVQQKRGFAESCRRLVEAPIFNQVIIGLIMVNAVAVGLETSTWVVERFNGMLQGVNQLILLSFMVEAAIKIAAEGRRPWRYFANGWNCFDFSIIVLSLIPAAGPMATLARLVRVLRVLRLVSAFPELRLLVDTLLRSLPSMFHISLLMGIIFYIYGVAGYFLFHEIDPTHWRTLPIALLSLFRIVTFEDWTDIMYTAMDAMPYAWIYFISFVVMGAFVMINLFIGVVLNNLEEAKLRRLDELSMPPSQTEILRELRATQESLARLQKRLGEAAQDKGTES, encoded by the coding sequence ATGAGTGAAATATCAGTACAACAGAAGCGCGGTTTTGCCGAGAGCTGCCGTCGCCTCGTAGAAGCGCCAATTTTTAATCAGGTGATTATTGGCCTGATTATGGTCAATGCGGTTGCCGTGGGTCTGGAAACCTCCACCTGGGTGGTCGAGCGTTTCAACGGCATGCTGCAGGGTGTGAACCAGCTGATCCTGCTGTCGTTTATGGTGGAAGCGGCAATCAAGATTGCCGCCGAAGGTCGTCGTCCGTGGCGTTATTTTGCCAACGGTTGGAACTGCTTTGATTTCTCCATCATCGTGCTCAGCCTGATTCCGGCGGCAGGCCCCATGGCCACGCTAGCGCGTCTGGTGCGGGTGTTGCGGGTCTTGCGTTTGGTATCCGCTTTCCCGGAGCTGCGCTTGCTGGTGGATACACTGCTGCGCAGCCTGCCCAGCATGTTCCATATCAGTCTGTTGATGGGCATTATTTTTTACATTTACGGTGTGGCTGGTTATTTCCTGTTTCATGAAATTGACCCCACCCACTGGCGTACACTGCCCATCGCACTGTTGAGCCTGTTCCGGATCGTCACCTTTGAGGACTGGACGGACATTATGTACACCGCAATGGATGCCATGCCCTACGCCTGGATCTATTTCATCAGCTTCGTGGTGATGGGCGCGTTTGTGATGATCAACCTGTTTATCGGGGTGGTGCTGAACAACTTGGAAGAGGCCAAGCTGCGCCGTTTGGACGAGCTTTCCATGCCACCGAGCCAGACCGAAATTTTGCGCGAACTGCGTGCCACTCAGGAATCCCTTGCCCGCTTGCAGAAGCGGCTGGGCGAGGCGGCACAGGATAAAGGAACCGAATCATGA
- a CDS encoding anthranilate synthase component II produces MILMIDNYDSFTFNIVQYLAELGADVVVKRNDEISVADIEQLNPEKIVISPGPCTPNEAGISMDTIRAYTGKLPILGICLGHQSIGQVFGGRVVRAGEVMHGKTSPIIHNNLGVFNGLSNPFEATRYHSLVVEKGSLPDCLEVTAWTETEDGEMDEIMGLRHRELPIEGVQFHPESILTQHGHDMLRNFLES; encoded by the coding sequence ATGATCCTGATGATCGATAACTACGATTCATTCACGTTCAATATTGTGCAGTACTTGGCGGAGCTGGGTGCGGATGTGGTGGTGAAGCGCAATGACGAGATCAGCGTTGCCGATATTGAGCAGCTGAACCCGGAAAAAATTGTGATTTCCCCGGGACCCTGTACGCCGAACGAGGCCGGTATCTCCATGGATACCATTCGCGCTTATACGGGCAAGTTGCCGATTCTCGGCATTTGCCTCGGTCACCAGAGTATTGGTCAGGTGTTCGGTGGGCGTGTGGTGCGTGCCGGTGAAGTGATGCACGGCAAGACGTCGCCGATTATCCACAACAACCTGGGGGTGTTTAACGGCCTGTCGAACCCGTTTGAGGCGACTCGTTATCACTCGTTGGTGGTGGAGAAGGGCAGTTTGCCGGACTGTCTTGAGGTTACTGCGTGGACCGAGACCGAAGATGGCGAGATGGATGAAATTATGGGGCTGCGCCATCGCGAGCTGCCGATCGAGGGGGTGCAGTTCCACCCGGAATCGATTTTGACTCAGCACGGGCACGATATGCTGAGGAATTTTTTGGAGTCTTGA